The following nucleotide sequence is from Gammaproteobacteria bacterium.
CAACGAGGCGCGGGAACGCCTGGTCGAGTTGCAGGCCTGGGACGGCGAGTATGCCGAGGACCGTGCACAAGGCAGTTTCAATCTGGCCGAGCTGCAGGGGCTGCGGGAGTTCATGTTGCGTCTCGGAGACGCCATCGAACAACAGCGCATGGTGGTGCTCGAGGCGGAAGCCGCGCTGGCGCTCGGGCGCGAGGCATGGCTGGCCACCCACACCCGGCATACGGCGCTGACCCAGGTCATCGAGCAATATCGACGCGATGCCGAGCGTCAGGAACAGCGCCGC
It contains:
- the fliJ gene encoding flagellar export protein FliJ is translated as MTRAKRLEPVKEIAAREERAAARQLNELQRRVNEARERLVELQAWDGEYAEDRAQGSFNLAELQGLREFMLRLGDAIEQQRMVVLEAEAALALGREAWLATHTRHTALTQVIEQYRRDAERQEQRREQQQSDEFAARHHAGNKGE